From a region of the Deinococcus misasensis DSM 22328 genome:
- the ftsZ gene encoding cell division protein FtsZ yields the protein MQAAKIRVIGLGGAGNNAVNRMIESGLEGVEFIAGNTDAQVLAKSHAEVRIQLGDRLTRGLGAGADPEVGEKAALEDRERIREYLDGTDMLFITAGMGGGTGTGSAPVVAEIAREMGILTVAIVTRPFRFEGPKRGRVAEEGIAKLAERVDGMIVVNNERLLTTVGPKVSVRDAFLIADRVLYYGVKGISDVINVDGMINVDFADVRNLLVSAGTVLMGIGSGRGDNLAEEAAASAVHSPLLERGIEGARRILVNVTGGYDLSLDDANAIVEKIREATGFDEPDMLFGVSFDENAGDEVRVTVIATGFNESPVQTQRRSAIESMARQTRGKVDQLDFDIPAFLRYGDRD from the coding sequence ATGCAAGCAGCGAAGATACGCGTGATTGGATTAGGCGGAGCTGGGAACAACGCCGTAAATCGCATGATCGAATCTGGACTTGAAGGCGTGGAGTTCATTGCAGGGAACACCGACGCGCAGGTTCTTGCCAAAAGTCATGCCGAGGTGCGGATCCAGCTCGGGGACAGGCTCACCCGTGGCCTGGGTGCAGGCGCAGATCCAGAGGTCGGCGAAAAAGCCGCTCTGGAAGACCGCGAACGCATCCGTGAATACTTGGACGGCACCGACATGCTGTTCATCACCGCCGGAATGGGCGGAGGAACCGGAACCGGCAGTGCCCCCGTGGTCGCCGAAATTGCCCGAGAAATGGGCATTCTGACGGTGGCCATCGTGACCCGTCCTTTCCGCTTCGAAGGTCCCAAACGGGGCCGCGTTGCTGAAGAAGGCATCGCCAAACTCGCCGAGCGCGTGGATGGCATGATTGTGGTCAACAACGAACGTCTGCTCACCACCGTGGGGCCCAAAGTCAGCGTCCGGGATGCTTTCCTGATTGCAGACCGCGTGTTGTACTACGGCGTGAAGGGCATCAGCGACGTGATCAACGTCGATGGCATGATCAACGTGGACTTCGCCGACGTGCGCAACCTCTTGGTCAGTGCTGGCACGGTCCTGATGGGCATCGGTTCTGGACGTGGCGACAACCTTGCAGAAGAGGCTGCTGCCAGTGCAGTGCACTCTCCCCTGCTGGAACGCGGCATCGAAGGTGCCAGACGCATTCTGGTCAACGTCACGGGCGGTTACGACCTGTCCCTCGACGATGCCAACGCCATCGTGGAGAAAATCCGCGAAGCCACTGGCTTTGACGAACCCGACATGCTGTTCGGTGTGTCCTTCGACGAAAACGCCGGAGACGAAGTGCGCGTGACCGTGATTGCCACCGGCTTCAACGAATCTCCTGTGCAAACCCAGCGTCGCAGCGCCATCGAAAGCATGGCCCGCCAGACCCGGGGAAAAGTGGACCAACTGGATTTTGACATCCCCGCCTTTCTGAGATACGGCGACAGGGACTGA
- the ftsA gene encoding cell division protein FtsA, whose product MKENQIIVGLDIGTTKVTTVIGEVGPDGVLDVIGEATVPSDGIKKGVVVNLDKTTQAIRQSIAAAERVAGVKVHEAFVSANGSHIKALTSHGLAAIRRNQEISRADVERAIENAQAVPLDPTVEILHILPQEYTVDGQEEIKNPIGMQGVRLEVDVHMVTGSVGPLANLRRCVQESGITPNQLVLQAYSAGLAVLDQQDYDHTVLIIDIGGGTTDIGVFRRGNLCHSAVIPIGGDHITGDIAQILKIPFEEAERIKKRYGSAIPELADPDAMLEITQAGVQTSISPFELSRIIKPRVAEIFALVRGEIDHAMGPIEIITSNVILTGGTNMMKGMGELARDRFRLPVKLGTPTKLGGLKDLVAKPSYATAIGLLRFAYMQDEQPTSGATRTKAPVAATVPSTPQEVQTHTPAPVVNSTPVIQPTTVLDDPVTTAPKEPQKAPGNNKSILDRLKDIFKDFF is encoded by the coding sequence ATGAAGGAAAACCAAATCATTGTAGGTCTCGACATCGGTACGACGAAAGTCACAACGGTGATCGGCGAGGTCGGACCCGATGGTGTGCTGGACGTTATTGGTGAAGCCACCGTTCCCAGCGACGGGATCAAGAAGGGCGTGGTCGTCAATTTAGACAAGACCACTCAAGCCATCCGGCAGAGCATTGCGGCTGCCGAGCGCGTTGCAGGAGTGAAAGTACACGAAGCATTCGTCAGCGCCAACGGCTCCCACATCAAAGCGCTCACCAGTCACGGACTAGCAGCCATCCGCAGAAACCAGGAAATCTCCCGCGCAGACGTAGAACGCGCGATTGAAAATGCACAGGCAGTACCCCTGGATCCCACGGTGGAAATCCTGCACATTTTGCCGCAGGAATACACCGTAGACGGTCAGGAAGAGATCAAAAACCCGATTGGCATGCAGGGCGTCCGCCTTGAGGTGGACGTGCACATGGTCACCGGTTCGGTGGGTCCTCTGGCCAACCTGCGCCGTTGCGTGCAGGAAAGCGGAATCACACCCAACCAGTTGGTTTTGCAGGCTTACAGCGCTGGCCTTGCCGTGCTGGACCAGCAAGATTACGACCACACCGTGCTGATCATCGACATCGGCGGCGGAACCACCGACATCGGGGTGTTTCGCCGGGGCAACCTCTGCCACAGTGCCGTGATCCCCATTGGCGGAGACCACATCACTGGAGACATCGCCCAGATCCTCAAAATTCCCTTTGAGGAAGCCGAACGCATCAAAAAACGCTATGGCAGTGCCATCCCCGAGCTTGCCGATCCAGACGCCATGCTGGAAATCACGCAAGCGGGTGTGCAAACCAGCATCTCCCCTTTCGAACTGTCGCGCATCATCAAACCCCGCGTCGCAGAGATTTTCGCTCTGGTGCGTGGTGAGATTGACCATGCCATGGGCCCCATCGAGATCATCACCTCCAACGTGATCCTCACGGGCGGCACCAACATGATGAAAGGCATGGGAGAACTGGCCCGGGACCGTTTCCGTTTGCCTGTCAAACTGGGCACCCCCACCAAACTCGGGGGGCTCAAGGATCTGGTTGCCAAACCCAGTTATGCCACCGCCATCGGCCTCCTGCGATTCGCCTACATGCAGGATGAACAGCCCACTTCCGGAGCCACCCGCACCAAGGCACCTGTGGCCGCCACCGTCCCTTCAACCCCTCAGGAAGTGCAAACGCACACCCCTGCTCCGGTCGTGAACAGCACCCCGGTGATTCAACCCACCACGGTTCTGGACGACCCCGTCACAACCGCGCCAAAAGAACCCCAGAAGGCCCCCGGAAACAACAAATCCATTCTGGATCGCCTGAAGGACATCTTCAAAGATTTCTTCTGA
- a CDS encoding UDP-N-acetylmuramate dehydrogenase, with protein MIKVTHLPLAKLTTLGVGGESEVWTVHDHQELLEAMQAPYRPLGGGSNLVVSDAGVKERVILLKGTLSEVNLEADPELSSENLHVTGWIGAGKALPALVRQVQKLGLSGMEGLVGIPATVGGAVWMNAGTRYGEMWDALYCLEIAYQGKITVHHPSDFPYQYRSSGLPEGAVVSRVRLKLTPSNPEDVQAKMDFADHARKGQPKARTAGCAFKNPGGVSAGKLIDEAGLKGLRVGNAMVSHEHGNFVINLGGATAADVMELLRIVREKIGVPLEMEYEVWE; from the coding sequence ATGATCAAAGTCACCCATCTTCCGCTGGCCAAACTCACCACCCTTGGAGTAGGTGGCGAATCCGAAGTCTGGACCGTACACGACCATCAGGAACTGCTGGAAGCGATGCAGGCCCCTTACCGCCCTCTGGGTGGAGGCTCCAATCTGGTGGTCTCCGATGCCGGGGTCAAAGAGCGTGTGATCCTCTTGAAAGGCACCCTCTCCGAAGTGAATCTGGAAGCCGATCCAGAGCTCTCTTCGGAAAATTTGCATGTCACCGGATGGATTGGCGCGGGCAAAGCTTTGCCTGCTCTGGTGCGTCAGGTGCAAAAACTGGGCCTGAGCGGCATGGAAGGACTGGTGGGCATTCCAGCCACCGTCGGAGGGGCCGTCTGGATGAACGCAGGCACCCGTTACGGCGAGATGTGGGACGCCCTCTACTGTCTGGAAATCGCTTATCAGGGAAAAATCACTGTCCATCATCCTTCGGATTTTCCCTACCAGTACCGTTCCAGTGGACTTCCAGAGGGTGCCGTGGTCAGCAGGGTGCGCCTGAAGCTGACCCCCTCCAATCCAGAGGACGTGCAGGCCAAAATGGATTTTGCAGACCATGCGCGCAAAGGTCAGCCCAAAGCCCGCACCGCCGGATGTGCCTTCAAGAATCCCGGTGGTGTGAGTGCAGGTAAACTGATTGATGAAGCTGGACTCAAAGGCTTAAGGGTGGGCAATGCCATGGTCTCACACGAGCACGGTAACTTTGTGATCAATCTGGGCGGAGCCACCGCCGCAGATGTCATGGAACTGCTGCGCATCGTGCGCGAAAAAATTGGGGTGCCTCTGGAAATGGAGTATGAAGTGTGGGAATAA
- the ribF gene encoding riboflavin biosynthesis protein RibF: protein MKTYQHPTQRPHTDTVIAIGSFDGVHLGHQSLLNTLIAEARMHHVPSVVYTFDPPTRVLIQGVEFLSTLPEKLALLKQLGIDEVIAVPFTREFAARPKEEFLNDLSLLRPKTVVVGQDFGFGKNRSGGLDDLRTITPELIALPMLSLDGEAVKSTRIRGFLNSGQVEDAHQLLGREYEAMGVVVHGDKRGRLIGFPTANVAVPEGKLLPKGVYFVEFCWDNQSFSGIANVGKRPTVEGEDVRLEVHLLDFQGDLYGQEVTVKFKRFIRHEQKFAGLDALKAQLDLDRQTALAWME, encoded by the coding sequence ATGAAAACCTACCAGCATCCCACCCAGAGACCCCACACCGACACCGTGATTGCCATCGGTTCTTTCGATGGCGTGCACCTCGGGCACCAGAGCCTGCTCAACACCCTGATTGCCGAAGCCCGAATGCACCATGTGCCCAGTGTGGTTTACACCTTCGACCCACCCACCCGTGTGCTGATTCAGGGGGTAGAGTTCCTGTCCACCCTGCCAGAGAAACTGGCTTTGCTCAAGCAACTCGGGATCGATGAGGTCATTGCGGTGCCCTTCACCCGTGAATTTGCAGCCCGTCCCAAAGAGGAATTCCTGAACGACCTCAGCCTGTTGCGTCCCAAAACAGTGGTGGTGGGGCAGGATTTTGGGTTTGGCAAGAACCGCAGCGGTGGTCTGGATGACCTGCGCACCATCACCCCGGAATTGATTGCTTTGCCCATGCTCAGTCTGGATGGTGAGGCGGTCAAGAGCACCCGCATTCGAGGCTTTTTGAACAGTGGGCAAGTTGAAGATGCCCACCAGTTGCTGGGCCGGGAGTATGAAGCCATGGGCGTGGTGGTGCACGGAGACAAACGGGGTCGCTTGATCGGTTTCCCCACAGCCAATGTGGCAGTTCCAGAGGGCAAACTCCTTCCCAAAGGGGTCTACTTTGTGGAGTTCTGCTGGGACAACCAGAGCTTCTCTGGCATTGCCAACGTGGGCAAACGCCCCACTGTGGAAGGCGAAGACGTGCGCCTTGAAGTGCATTTGCTGGACTTTCAGGGCGACCTGTATGGTCAGGAGGTCACCGTCAAATTCAAGCGCTTCATCCGGCATGAGCAGAAATTTGCTGGCCTCGACGCTTTAAAAGCACAGTTGGACCTGGACAGACAAACCGCTCTGGCTTGGATGGAATGA
- a CDS encoding cell division protein FtsQ/DivIB: MGIIRLLVVMLISVTLLVASWFILPVRKTEISGLRHLKNEEVVKLVHGKPGDPWLWIARFRLKALENHPWILSASVVKTFPSDVKVSIVERVPVARLLKEGHEVVLSADGVELPGAPRVGPLIKTEGKLNIQQALEVAFLLRSEGVQVVELTPAGIRMKLGDSTVWADSVDSLRKYMSSVKMKRGKNIHIYPWGVSVQ; encoded by the coding sequence GTGGGAATAATTCGCCTGCTGGTGGTCATGCTGATCAGCGTCACCTTGCTGGTGGCGTCATGGTTCATTCTGCCAGTGCGAAAAACCGAAATCTCTGGACTCAGGCACCTCAAAAACGAAGAGGTGGTCAAACTGGTGCACGGCAAGCCCGGCGATCCGTGGTTGTGGATTGCCCGTTTCCGCCTGAAAGCGCTGGAAAACCATCCCTGGATTTTGAGTGCAAGTGTGGTCAAAACCTTTCCCAGTGATGTGAAAGTCAGCATCGTGGAAAGGGTTCCGGTGGCCCGACTTCTCAAAGAAGGCCATGAAGTGGTGCTCTCCGCCGATGGTGTGGAACTGCCTGGAGCACCCCGAGTGGGACCCCTCATCAAGACAGAAGGCAAATTGAATATTCAACAGGCTCTGGAAGTTGCGTTCCTGTTGCGTTCTGAAGGCGTTCAGGTTGTAGAATTGACTCCAGCAGGCATTCGCATGAAACTGGGAGACTCCACCGTCTGGGCGGATTCTGTCGATTCCTTGCGCAAATACATGAGCAGTGTCAAAATGAAGCGTGGTAAGAACATCCACATTTACCCTTGGGGGGTGAGCGTCCAGTAA